The DNA region CAAACCAAATAAAATCCCTCTCCCAGCACCAACCCCTTCCTCCGAGCCGCTGCAGCACCGGGGCGTTGATGCGCTGTCGATAAACCATTAGCCTCCGAGTCGGCAGCGCTGGCCATGACACACAAACACTCGACTACCTTTTTCATCCAAAATCAATGTTGTATTTATCTTCATTGATCTACAAGGAAACTGAATGTTTAAAATTacagggggtgcaggggggaggatggggaggggggggaaacaaGAGTTACAGAGCCAAGAAAATAGTAGCGGATGGCTGAATTAACTAGAGAGAAAAAGCCCAGGATATATAAAACAtggacactgaaaaataaaataagggagGGGGGATGGTACAGCAAGTAAAACATGGCAAAATTTACATATGGATGAAAAGTaaaattggaaataaaaaataaatcatgccAAAAAGCAGTTCAAGGCAGAACCACACTGAAACAAACATTTGCTTATGGTCTTCATGTACTATAGATAATATatcagaatttcttttttttttaatcaaccattagacttttttttttgcactccTAAAATTCTACTTTGTCTTGTATACAGATTCCAATAAGAACACTGCACAATTAGCACAAGGGGTCCACGGAAAATTGTCCTTGCTTGCCAGCGATCCTGCCCACaacacaaaaaaagagaaaaaaaggaaaaaaaaaataaggaaagggtCTGCCGCATGGTACTGTGCCAGTTCCATCTGCTTTGCCAGCTTGAAAAGTAGGAAACCAAAATTCCCTTCCAGGAGCGtgtgtctctctctttccttgaCGAACTGTCCCTTGTGTTTGTACAAAAAAATtcagtctctcttttttttttttttgttaaacacAATCATTCTTCTTCCTGTTCACATGCCATTTCCATTCTGTCTCCATAGTTGCAAGTTGGTtgtttttgggttgtttttttttttttttaaaccttcctCCCCCCAACATCCGCTAAGACCTGCCTCCAAGTTCTTGCATAGTTGAAGTATATATGCCGTACTTAGCTTTCTGAGTGTGAATTTCTGACTGTGACAAGAGTATGAGTTGTAACCATGTTAACAAATAACCAGAGTGGTTCTAGAAACCATTTTTATAAAGTCTACCTATGTTAAGAATTTAATATTGGTGTACATTTATATTAACAGAATATTtacagtttgttttctgttttttttttttgtttaaaacaagaagtcaaaaaaaatTCCTCTTAAATTTCTGCATAATATAAtaaggcaaaaaacaaacagttttgtacattattattattattaatattttaatatatatctgTAACTTCGGTTCCAAAGTACCAAGGTAAGTGATCAATTGGCCTCAGAAGGGAACCTCACAGTGGACTGTAAAACTACAGTATTTCCATAAATAATACTTTTAAGAAACCCTGGGTATTTTTTCTTAAGGATCTGAGgccttttaaatgcaaatttaactaaagacaaaagcaaaaatttcttttttctttttaagtgaataaagagcacaaaattaaaaaaaatacaaatccattaaaaatgtttctcacATTTGGGAAAAATGTACAAACTTGCtatttttaactcatttttttttttttttagcacagaaacaaaaccaaaaccaaaaatcaaTACCTATATATTAAATTCCCATTCTCAGCAACCTTCTTGTTGGAAAGTCTGCATCCCCGACCCCATTATTTATGGAAATGTGCTTAACTTCTacaaattttacattaaaaaaaaaaaaaagtttacagcAGTGCATTTTgtaaaaggtttgttttttgtttttcatttttttgtgtgttttgttttttttttttttctgtttgttttgttgttgtcgttgttgtttgtttgttttatatacagGCGACTTTAAAATTCCATGTTGGGGACTATCGTGCCTCTACTTCTTTGGGGTTCCTAGAGGGGGAGTAGTCCCTGGACTCTGAGTTTGTGAGTGGAGTAGTCCTGCGTGGGGAGGCAGGTCTGGTGCTGCTCGCTGGTACAAGAGGTGGTGGGGCGCTCAGCGCTGCAGTTGGTGGGTTCCTATTTAAAATCCCATTGTGCATGGCAGTGGATGGACTCAGTCTGGGGTAATGCATCCCGCTTAAATGAGGCATGAAGGATGGCACGTGTGCCAGGTGGCTTTCGATAGGGGACGAGTGCAAGTGGTGCATTCTGGCACGCTCAAGTTCTTCCCGTAAGTGCAAGCGCTCTCTTTCCTCCACTTGCCGCAACCGCTCCTGCTCTCGGCGGGCTTCAAGAAGGTTTTCATGGTTGTAGTCATGTGGCTCCCTGTCTCTGTAAGAACGCTCATGGTCGTAAAATCCAGAGGTGGTAGGGAACCTATGGATGGGATCCGTCCGGAGCTGGAAGTCCATTCGACGGTGCAGGTCTAAGCTCCGGTAGGCATCTCGCAATGGGTCCCTCATCGGGTCCCAAGAAAATCCAGGATGTGGCAGCCTCTCTCTTCCCGACAAAGGATTCATGCCTATGAGCGGGGTCATCATTCTGCTGCGGTCCAGGACATTCATGTTGTTCATCTGGTGCACACTGCCCATGGAGATAGGCATTGAGGCAGCCATTGAGGGAGGCAATGACAATCCATGCAAAGTAGGTGGTGGGGGATGCTCCACGGATCGGGAGTGCTGCGAAGGCTCAGACCCTACCACCAGCACATCACTgtcttctttcctctcctctttgaCTTTGATGTCATTCTTAATCTTCTGGAGGTCACTGGGAAGCTCTGTCTTTCTCTCCATGTCCTTGCTCATTAGATTGGTAAGCTTCAAGCTCTCACTTAGTGCAGGTTTGCTGTATGGGGATACAGACTGGATTACTGGCTTTGTGTTGTCCTCAGAGGGTCTCTTATCATGGCTTGGAGTTTCCTTCACGGGGGAACGGCTCTCTTTAATCTTGTGTTCTGCTATGGGCGGCTCTCTCAGCCGGTCAGGGTGCTCTCGTTCGGGTTCTTTGGACCTTTCCCTTTCACCGAGGCTAACCTGCCTGATAGGATCACTGGAGGTTTGGCTGTTGCTGCGAATGAGATTGCTTATCTGATGTGTCACTGGAGCTGATGCCGGTGAGGATCTGTTTGAATGTCTGTTTTTATCCATGAGGTCTCTGTAAAAAGAATGCAGACACATCCTTGGGTTTACGTGAACAAACATACATGTGATGCTGGACATGCATAATTGCATAATTTGaggttgctcagaaaataatttgaaaagctCTGCACTAAATGATATGAACTACCTGCCTTTaggttctattaaaaaaaaaaaaaaaaaaaaaaagaaaagataaatatcTACAAGTTTGGGGACTAAATTGGGGATGCATTTGAAAGAGCAGAACATTTTACCTTAAGAAAAAGGCCAGTTCACTAAGAAATGTCAGAAAGAAGTCTAGacagcttattttttaaaaaaaggtgaTTATTGCATGCCTACATGCACATCTTGCTGCCAGACAATGGTTTTCTTGGCTATAACACTTTGAACAGTGGTTCCTTTCCTAAAACATGGATGCACAAAATGGAACTGTTCTGGAAACGTACAGAAATGTATGAAGGTCCTTCACGAAACAGCCTCATCAACTAGAAGCAGCTGTAACATGATGGGTATTTTTCTATGGGGCTGCAGTAAAGTTTGTGTTGCCGTCAGTTTTGGCAGTTAAGCTAAGTGCTTAAGCAAAAAATTCCGGCACAGGCCGAGAAAATGAATGACTGGCCTTTGTTACGAGAGGGCCTGCTATGAGGAACAAGGGGTTTGATGAGAATGTCCATTGTTTAGAAGAAGGCATGAGAATGGGCTTTATGTTTCCAGCTGCACCTCTCTGTGAGCAAGCCAATTAGTTGCACTTGCTCCCATGTCTTTAAGTGAATAAATAATGCTCACCTTTTAGAAGCACTCTGCTCTGAATAAACACTTTAAACACAAAGTGTGATGGTGGGATTGAGAGAACTGCATTATGCAGCTGAGGAGCTCAGTGATGCCTACCTTTAATGCTGGGCTTGCATGTTAGCCAGAAGAATCATGCTGCTGTAAACTGGAGGTGTTTTGGGTAATTCTGTGGGTATTTATCCCTTATGATTACATTTGCTAACCCAGATTTCTCTCCCTGTGGTAGTCCTAATCGTTGGTCAAGGATGTAGCTTATTAAAACCATGTCTAAACAAGGATGCTGGGGATAGCTTTGGCTGaattaatacatatataatagAGATGTTAACCCCTGAGTGAACACTCTTGGAAGTGAAGTAACCTTGCTTTGGAAATGATTTATGCTGAAGCCAACAAGGGAGCTTCCTATCTGAATGACTATCCATACAAGCGTGTCAGACAGTTTAACATTTAAAGCAAGATGATTTTCAGCCTATTGCTTCTATATAATCTTGTTCACAGGCACTGCCTGAAGAGCTCATTAAAAGCACTCTAGGCAAACTACAAAACCCTGATCAGCAGTGAAATGCCCACATCTGAGGTTTGCAGGCTGTTATTGCCTACAAAGAAGTAGCCTGTTGGAGACAACCGGGGTCTGAAATACAAAGAGCTTTACAGCTTGAAAATCATATAGCTGGAAGCTAATGAAGTACCTATAGCTCAGGTGATATAGTCCTGTCATCATTAATAAGGGCTTGCCTACAGtgcaattttttaaaatcagatctgCTAATGGATTCACACACACTGCTCCAGATACAGGCATTTGCATTTTTACCTTGTTAATGTCCAGCTAACATTTGAATTCATAAGCATATTTGTAATGGGAGCTATGACTGTCTACAAAGGACCCATCACAATACCACCTCCAGGAATTCAGAATATGTGGCACTCCTAAAGGAAGCTGCTAAAAACAGCTATGTGCACCCTGAAAACACAGTGACATGCTCATTTCCTCAACCTGGTGTTTTTTTGAAACCTGATAGTGGGGAAGTAAAGACTAGCCTACTGTATCTCCACAAAGGACAAATCCTAAAAGGCAGAGGTTTCTTTTTGTGTCACTGGTACTTGAGCTTATCTCGGGGACAGAGCTATCAGATATTTCAAAGACAAGCAATGTTTTGCTCTGAAGGTGATTTTAAGATGGGAGTTGGtggtaaaggaaaaaataagaaaaaacagaggaaaaagagacTAGAATCAAAAGCACATGTGGCTCACCTCTCTTTGTCTCTGTCATCTTTACTCAGAGAAAGATCTCTCTTCTCAGGCTCTCGGTCCCGCTCCCTGTCTCTGTCGTGGTTTGTCACCGAGGAGCTTCGCTCAGAATCGGTCGGCTTGGGCCACTGCGGAGGTGTTGGGAAGGACGGCGGGGTCCGATGGAGTCTGTTCCATGGCTCATGGGGATTATTGAAATTCTGCAGGTTTGGGCCATCTTTGTGAGTAAAAATGTTGTTGTGAGCTAGAATAATGGCAGGGGAGGAggaacagttaaaaataattaaaaccaaatAATTACACATGCATTTTGCACAACGCTAATTAATCCAGAGCTGTCCTTTCAAGGCTTTTTTAATGTGGAGCTCATGGTGAGGGGGAGCTACTAGCAGGTGGTCAGAGATACCTCCGGCACTGGGTGGAAGATCCACCAGCTCTTTTAAGGCTATTTGCGGAGGAAGCTTTCACTATACATCTGAATAACtcagaaatgacagaaaacgcccagctccttttctccccccaccccagcaaGGGTTCCAGCACAAAAGCAATATTCTTCCTCAGCTCCCTCACTGGCAGAAACTTTAATTTGTGGGTAGTTACAAGCAatcagctgcctgcagctgaggattcagggatttttttttttgttaaagaaacCAGACTACTTGGtggtatgtatgtatgtgtataaaaTAGAGCTTGGCTGTAGGCTTTTTAGAACAGTCACTTGATTTTCCTCCATCAATCTTCAACTGCTTCCTGTTGCACCATGAGATGCAAAAGCATGCTCTTATGTGTGGCTCTCAAGCATGTCTTGCCTACAGGTAACATGTTTTTGAAGTAAAAGCATTTTATACAGGTAATTTAAACTCCAGACAATGGTTACAGAGAAAGTCTACACGCTGAATTAGGAGAAGTATCAATAGCTGTTCCGCCGTGCATCTTCACTGTTGAAGGGTGTTACTTCAGATGCCCATGGGGTACCAGAGCTCAGTGGGGTCATGCAGCTCCAGCACCTCTCAGAACACACAAGGCAACGTCCTTCAGCAGTGAGGAGACACAGAGCACACCTATTGATGTCTGTGACATGCAGAAAAGCTCCCACCGCAGAGACCTGGAAATCTTAGGTGCAGTGTTTTCAGATAGGAGAATGGAGGTTAGGAAATAAACTTCTTTAAAAACTACCACCAGCTGCTGTAAATATTAGCATGTGGCTTTTCTGGAAGGGATGTTTGTCTGCAGTAACCCAGCCAGTACTTACTCAGAGCATGACTGCCTAATCCTCCAAAGGCATTGCTGCCTAAGTTCCCAAGGCCGCTGAAGGTGCTTGACCTGCTAAATGGATCTGGAAAGGCAAACAGGGATTTAGCAGGCATTTAGCCAAGAATGTTGGAGAATGAAATGCACCCCTCCCCTTCTTAACGGTCTGAATCCAAGTAGGATTAGGCCAGACTTTAAGCTGATCCTTCTCATTGCAAGGTTCTTTGCACAGAAAATTCCCAGCATGTTAAAATGGAGAAGGGATTCAGTGCTCACACTGCAAACAGGTGCTGTAATAAACTTTTGTATGCTAGTCAGAGGGGAGCTAGAAATTAAGTTTGAATAGCTGAAATTATGGTGGCTGCTGCTAAGCTGAAACTCTCCTTCCTTATCAGCTGTAATAGCAGCAGCATTGCAATTGCCTTGAAAGAGGAACATCAGCAGCTCCTGGGTCAGCATATTGAGGAGATGCATTGTTTCACTCTTGTTTCTGTGTACGACCTTCTACCCTCTTTGTAATGGTGCACACAGACAGTCCTAAGCTAACTGCTATGGACATCCATCCACAGAGCAACTAAACATGTGGGTCTGTGCCAAAATCCTCTCCCATAATATCTTCCTTGTGGTGGAAATGATAGCTTAGCCTTAGATTTACTGGCACTTGTCTTTGTAAAAAGTCCTGCCTGTTTTTTTACTGGAGGCACCCATCATCAAAAGAGGTCTGAGTGCCCAACTCAGGTTTCTGCACTCCAAAGATAGCTATGGGCTAAAACGTGCAGATACACCTGTTTTTCTCCTACTGGTCACCTCTAAACAACTCCTCCTTCTGTCCACTGACTTTTTGGCTGCCTTTTTAAAGTCTCTAACTTTCCATGCTACAGGAGGTGAGGTGCTCCCCATattcttatatttaaaatatcaggGCAAACAGCACAAATAGCTTTGATTTTTCCACAAACAACTATtcacttatttacttattttgaaaTAGCTGTTCTTGTCCCTTCCCTTTGCAGTTAGTAGTTGAGTGACTTTGTAGAGATACAGTTGATTTTGACAGAATGTTCAGGAGTTGATGTAAATCTAGGTATTCGCAACAGAAAGAAGTCTACTGGGTCATGTGGGATGCTGCATGTACTGATTGAATGAGTGTTACTAAAACATTAATCAACAGAACTTGAACTTTAATTGGCAATGAGCTGCTTGTGAGCTTTTAAAATGAGGAAATTTGAGAAAATCAGGCCCTACTTAGTGCCAATTAGGAAACTGAAAGACTGGAAAAATGTGCAGAACAGCTATTTGCCAGGAACCGTTCACTGAACTTTAATATAGAACCTTTCACAGGTAAGAAAGGGCATGGAGGAGCCCATTTTAAGCTATGGCTTGTTTGAGGtacctttgaaataaaatttcttccGTTTCCCTGGGCACATTCAGCAGCACGGAAGGGCTCTACAGGTCAGGTTTCAGCTTGTGTGCCGTGTAATACCCAACTTTGTCAAAGAGGAGGGTCTGCTAatcctgctcctctcctttgGAGGAGATCAGAGGGGGTGTGCTGGGAAGCTGGTGTGGGTGGGACAATTTCTGAGCGAGCTTCTCATCCCTGAGAAAGTCTAATCCTCTCCCTCTGATACTGCCACTGTGCCTCAGGCAGGACTGTGCTGAGAGCCAGGACTGGGTCAGATGTATAAAGGTGAAGGCAGGGCTTACTTACACTTACCTGCCAAGTGGTTAGTAGGCAGGAAACTGCTGTGATGAGGTGAAGGACCAAAAGGTGTGGTGGCTGGATGTGTCGCACCTGGGAGAACAAAATCCTTTTTTAGTTCAGTAGCAAGTGACAGAGGTCCTGGCCATCAAACTCAAGAACCAGATGCAAAGGTGCAGGTCAGATTTAAACAGCATGGGTGGGACAGGGGCAGACCCCAAATGGCTACGGGCAGGGTTTCTCTCAGTGCTCCTTGAAGGAGCCTGTCAGCACTaggaggcaggaggagaccTTGCACTGAGTGTTGCTGCTCACCTGTAATAACGGGGCAGTGAATCTCTTTGTCTGGCATTTTCAGTCATTACTCTGTGTTTACACTAAACAGGGTCAGTCCAGGTGATGCGCCCAGACAGAAGGTGCTCGGAAGTGACTGATTAGAGTCTACATGAAACACCAGTTAATGACAGGAACGCAGGGAACATCAATCATGCGTCTCCCATGAGAGCCCCATCTTTGCTCTCACATCTGTCTCTGCATCCACAGCCACCCCCGcgatattttttccctctcctgcttaCTGCCATGGTGCCATGCTGCACCAGGGGAAAGGAACACCACTGCTTAGCACACTGCTTTATGTCTGGTTGAGGTAAGGTGAAAGAATGGGCTGAAGATAAGCTGGTCTGTCCTGCATTTCAAGGTGGACTAAGTCCATGCTCAGGTGAGCTTCATAAAGGAAAACcagagcagaaaatgaaagatttgcTTCTTTTGTATGCAGACACACACCAAACAGCAACTGCAACTTGTGAAAAGCACTGGTGTCACCTGGCATGGGGATACATGGGTTTTGGAGGAAGATCAATTCCCATGTATCCTGCAAATGACAGTGTGTTTGGGGAATCTCCTGGGCCTGACTTTAGCCCCCTAAGATCAGTACAGATGATTTTCAGGATACACCCGCAATctagtttttaatatttgtttcagATGTATGAACCAAAATGTTTCTGTGGCTCCAGCATTACACTGACAAGTCCAGCTGTCTGCAAATGTTTAGATTGTGAACATCCTTTCGGTGCCTTCTCTGTGCCAGGGCTTCCCATATTACAGGCAAAGCCGAATTATCAACTACAGTAACTTTCAGATCCTGTCTGGATGCAACACAACCTCTGCCTCCCttgcagaaagcaaaatctGCCATACCTGTGCATTAACTCCCATTTTGTTAGAAACTAGTACTTCCACTCAATGACAGAACCAGCACTTTCCTGAGGACAGGCTACGTCATGTGCAAAACAGACCAACACCTAAACAAAGCTTTTCAGTGCTCTTCTCTTGTATTCTGTTGGTAAAAAGGAGAGAGCAAGAGGTTGACTCTTGCAAACATCATCAGTCACACTGGGCATGAACACGGGCTGTTCACTAACAGCTGGCTTACCCAGTCACTGCTTTCTGAAGTGGTAACTTTCTGTTATAGAAAATAGGATTATATGATCCTTCTCCTCCTGGTGCTCAAGCTCTCCCGTCACCTTCATCACACAGTTTTCTGCCTCATCTGTTGTCCATGTGAATGATTTCTACTGGTGACTGCTCTGGCAAGTTCCTGCCCCCTCATCTCTAAATCAAAGTTTCTACCATATATAATTGGTGCTGATAATACTACAGGAGGTCATAGCAAAAGTGGAGggaaacacaggaaagaaatcGATGCACATAGGAGAAAATGTGTCCTGAACAAAGCCTGAACAGGGTTTTATGGAGGTGATGGTCAGTCCAGTACCTGGTTTTACTTGGCGACAGAGTCCAGTAACAGACAGTCATTGTAAAACACACTCATGTTCTGAACATGAGCAGACTATAAAGCCTGAGAGGGAGACAGTGCTGCACATCCCTCACCAGCCTGGGCACCACGAACCTAAGCAGCCAGAAAATGAGTTGAGGAAACTTAAGAGAGACCACGGCAATGAGACCTGAAGTTATCTATAAACATTCTGACTGCTCCAATGCCTCAAGATGGATGGAGACTGTCATCTTTCTAATCCTTTAAGATTTCAGAAGGTGTATAATGGATGGGAGATTTCTTCAAAGGAGACGGCTTACAAACTCAACTACATGGGCTGATAATAAAAAATCCTCCGGAGAAAGCcaggagcagcactgcaggctgTCAGGTAGTTATTAAATATAGCATCTGCCAGGCAGCCGAACATCCGTCCTGAAGACAGGTGGCCCTAAGATAACTTATGTCTCCTACAGTAACTAGGCAATGCAGCAGAACCCATGATTCACATCAACGACATGCTTGTTCGATAAGGTGAAAAGAATGCCTCAGATATTGCAGAGCAAAAGATTTATTCATCTATATATTACAGCTGCAATGTTTGTTCACTTTGATAGCACTCTTTACCTAGATTTACCATGTAATGGCTCTTGTGATTAATACACTCATGGACAAGTTGCTGTAAGGTTGTTTCTCTCCCGCAAaagttttttattaatttaccTTCTTTAATGTATCTGTTCCATACTATTTCCCTCCTGCTTTTATGAATGGAGAAGCAAGCCATGCTTGCATCTTTGTAAGAGGAAAAGCTCAAGACACCGATTAGACTGGTGCTTTGATTCAACAGACTGCTTTTGCCTGTTAGGGTACACTTTGTCCAGCATAGTCTTGAGTAATAAAACCATACATAAAGCAAGATTCTTGTAATGACAAGACAGGACAGACTAAAGACAGTGTTAAAGAAACAGCTGCTATAGGAAAACAGGCAGAAGTTTGTAAATCAGCTGTGCTTATGCTTCCAACAGATGCAAGATATATCTTGGCCCTGTACTACTAAAGTACCAAAGACGAGAAGAGCAAAATTCGGGGAAGCAGTCTACAATATACAGTCAGTATCAGCAATGTTTGTATGTGGTGGAAACTTGCACGTGATGTTTAAGATTTTCCATCCACAAGTAAGGGCTGAAAGACAGACTGAACCACTAGTGGAGTTCCTGAAGACCGTCTGACATCTGCGTTCAAAAGTCATTTCCCACTGCGGTTTCAGCTTGATTATTCAACTCTGTTGCTTTTATGTCATGCTTGGGACAAAACTCGTAACTCTTCTAATCTCATTCACTTCAACAATAATGATGCAATACTGCATCATAAAAGCAGAGTTAAGTTAGGAAAGAAAGTTGAATTTGCTGTCAGTGAATTACATACAAAAGGGGCTAAGTTGTACCATATGAAATGATACAGACTTTGAAGGCTGACTTAAGCATcttaaacaaagaaagaaaatctgtttaaGTCCAGGTGGGAATTAGGCCCTtggaacagaacaaaaacatctGGTAGATGGACATGAACATGAGTAGTAGCACCTGTGACCCCCAAAACCAGAATGTCAGAGTTGCAGTCTCCTGTGGTCAGACATCAAGAATAGCGCAATGAAGCTCTCTGAACTTTTGTAATTGGATTCATTGTAATTACTTCCTCAATATATCACAAAGAAATTTATCTACATATACTGTAgttaattcttttctttttaaaatcaatatgcCGTTTCGAGCCTTGGAGACTGCTGCACTTTCTAACATATAAGggaattttacatttaaaaaacaaatgctttacaaatataccttctgtgatatttttcaATGTTGCTATCATAGTTTTCCATTTTACCAAAACCCCAtgtattcagaaaataaacaccACCTGCTGAATGGAGGAGCTAAGAAGAAGAACACAGCAAATACAAAAGCATGGAAGAAACCAGGGCCATTTCCAATCCTACGCAAGGGAAacattttcaagtgttttgtcaaaattgctttttaaaatcccTCCATAGTCAATTAATCAGGCACATAAGAACCAGCTGCACAGACCCGACTTTAAAGGCCAACTACTGAAATCTCAGTGATGCACGGAGGAACCTGTACTGGAGACCACAGGCTCTGCTCGTAGAGCCCAGCCCACAACTGCCCTCAGTACTTCCACACCCCTCTGAATATTTCTCCCATTAATTTTTGAGGCATATATAGCTGTAGAGACACACGTTAAAtacattgacttttttttgttttgttttgtcttttcaacAAATGATGATCCTCCCTTACCTGTAGTAGAAAACAGAGGCCTGGCAAGGTCCTGTGGATAATGGAAGCCTGGAAACACGCCAGGGGCAGGAGGTCTGCTGAACAGGTCAAGTTTACCACCTATCTCTAGCTTGTGGGGATCCAGCTGCATTTGCTGTCAAATGATACAAAAGCAGTCTCATtatgcatttccttttttttttatgggagaAAAGAGAGGGAGTTCAGGCTCATTCCTGCTTAGCACTGCCAGGGAGAGTTAGTAAGAGTGACAGCAGCGTCTCTGGTCACGTACTGCAGCCGCGCTCTGACAGCATCTATAAGGCCATTTCACTCCACAGCCTCTCAGCTGCCTGCCTCGTCCACATGAATAAGGTCTGAAGTGAGCTCTCAGCCCCTCAGCACACACACTGGAGCATGCAACATGATACACTGAGCGCGCTGCACAGCGGGATCAGTCGGCAGTCTCAGCCTGacaaaaaatattctgcagGCGGAAAGCTGCCGACAGAAGCCTTGGGAGCTGGGTGACGGACTCGTCTGTTTTGCTTCTCCAGTTTGGAAAGAGAGAGACGTTCCTAGACTGTCTTTCCTCCAGCCAGCACAACTCAGCATGAAGGCATGAGGAGAGGGATGAAGAAAACTGACTATGAGATTCCTCCAGAGGCTATTTTTATCCTTCCCCTATAGAAGTGAGCATGGTTCAGCCTGAGGAACTGCACCTTAGTCAAAGACATGTATGTCTCTTGAGAAATATACAGCTTCAAGATGACATATTTACTTAACAATAAAAAGGTCACACACAACTTGTAGAGGCACTAGTTATGATCTACCCACTTAAACACTTAATAATGTTTATTAACAAG from Anas platyrhynchos isolate ZD024472 breed Pekin duck chromosome 16, IASCAAS_PekinDuck_T2T, whole genome shotgun sequence includes:
- the FBRSL1 gene encoding fibrosin-1-like protein isoform X21; translation: MFWSRGSAGAAAQELRQSGHRDGSCRASGDVSRELPELQMKVPTSRSGRNSEEDSIREATSSQRSSSRDRLSDSSAQSLSGRGYSCDSESDVDDKTSTELELTRIRSALITSKASVGSEKLFSPAANKGPTLNDKPEAKAANVPKVSGLERSRELSTDVPFALPIPSPQPVAAVVTSTSSAPTSSARASPLLKKEPVISAPAPPRLTPQPQPRPQSQPQPRPQSQPQLIPELRTQPPSHIPPPLNYQVHHQVAHNGLNNISRSSSASSATSISLPKHLPLSPQIPPHHSSGPALPLSISNLATSHFSLRSQTQHQHHPAMFATPPTLPPPPALPTNSLVIPGHPADHELLRQELNNRFLVQSSDRAAASLGPVPLLRAEFHQHQHTHQHQHTHQHTFTPFPSSLPQTPLMPPSAPPMVRTPAQNFDKYAPKLDNPYFRHSNFFPTYPPAMPGMPPMLPHSGPFGSLQGAFQPKTSNPIDVAGRPGTVHHTLLQKTPGVSDPYRPPVRVSKKPGKWCAVHVQIAWQIYHHQQKIKQMQLDPHKLEIGGKLDLFSRPPAPGVFPGFHYPQDLARPLFSTTGATHPATTPFGPSPHHSSFLPTNHLAGKYPFSRSSTFSGLGNLGSNAFGGLGSHALTHNNIFTHKDGPNLQNFNNPHEPWNRLHRTPPSFPTPPQWPKPTDSERSSSVTNHDRDRERDREPEKRDLSLSKDDRDKERDLMDKNRHSNRSSPASAPVTHQISNLIRSNSQTSSDPIRQVSLGERERSKEPEREHPDRLREPPIAEHKIKESRSPVKETPSHDKRPSEDNTKPVIQSVSPYSKPALSESLKLTNLMSKDMERKTELPSDLQKIKNDIKVKEERKEDSDVLVVGSEPSQHSRSVEHPPPPTLHGLSLPPSMAASMPISMGSVHQMNNMNVLDRSRMMTPLIGMNPLSGRERLPHPGFSWDPMRDPLRDAYRSLDLHRRMDFQLRTDPIHRFPTTSGFYDHERSYRDREPHDYNHENLLEARREQERLRQVEERERLHLREELERARMHHLHSSPIESHLAHVPSFMPHLSGMHYPRLSPSTAMHNGILNRNPPTAALSAPPPLVPASSTRPASPRRTTPLTNSESRDYSPSRNPKEVEAR